The nucleotide window CTATAGCCCGAAATCCACAATGTCCATCGCCTATAACATCCatcactttttcaataaatggaaccATGAACTTTGACATATAATCAATAGGGCTCAAAACTAGAATAGAAGTTGGAACCATAATAGGTTTTGGAGCCGAAATAGGCATTGGAAACCGAGTAGATGGTGGAAGTGGGGAACGcgatgttttaccaagacgagcacCTTTCCTTTTACCAAATGATGACGTTGTAGGTGACACTGACGGTTGTCTATCCGGATTTTTGAAATCAACACGCTCCCACGAAAGAAGGAATTCGACTAGTCGATGCCACTTTTTCTCTAGACCTCGCAATATCCACTTTTTTCTTGGCTCCCTTGGTTGGTTCTTTTTGTGGTGGTGGAGACAAGCTTgtggtttcaggaaatgccaACTTCCGCAAAACTTCTTTCATTTCTAGCTTCATTTGATAAGGGACTTTCTGGAGTCGTTCTTGAATACTATTCCACTCCTCCTCGACAGAAAACCATCTTCATTCCTTTCTTGACCCATACATAACCTATGCCAATGATGATGTCTCTCCTCCAATAAAATAGGCTTGCCGTCACGAATGTTGTAGCAATAAAGCATGCTCATGGTAGCCCATATgatgtcctttgaacacaaccacaaatttccTTGTCCATACAAAATGTTCCCCTACAACGTTTGAGTGTAAGTTTAGATGCGGATagtttgagtgtaagttttctATATGAATGTATTGTGACCTCTTTTCCCTATGAGAAACTgttatttatactaaaaaaacTACCTACACACAGACATTTGAAACTATAATTCTCACTAACGGCCTAGAAACATCTCTTTGCTTTGAATTTCAAAAGCATGCCCTAGTGATATCAGTTATTTGATCTTATCTGAAACCAACCTTTTTGAAGTCTTCAATCTTTATCGAACAGTAATCTTCCTAACGCTATAGTTTGCAAAGTCCATAACTTCCACAAAAACATCAAACATATCTTCTGAAGTCGAAAATATTAACTTCTCTCCAAAATACAAAGTCGAAAACTCTATTGACTGCATTTAATTTAGCTTGTCGAAAATGCTGGTTAAGAAGATGATAGATagttttttataaacaaatttgtttaagggtataattagaATTAGACAACacgaaataatatatatttttttagatataatATTGATAAATCGTACGAATATCTTGAAGCATCTACTATTATGCCAAATGCAATATTATGGACTagagttacaaaaaaaaaaaaaacaataatgaatTTGTATTGGTACgaataacaatatatattcatccccataaaaaagaataaaagaaacaTAATTTTGCGTGTATGTTTTAGAGGAGAGTAATACCGATTTTATATTTCAGTAACGCAGATAAATGACCATAATACCTCTCTTAACTGTTGCCGGTTTCCTATTCCTCGACAGTTCTCTGCCGTCGGCTCTATCAGCATTTAAGTACCGCCGCATCCATCGGCAGTTACCTGCCGAGAAAAACAATTATGAGACAGTGGCTTCTCAATAATTCAACCAAACCATTTTGGCCTGTTTTTTACCTGTTATTCAACCAGAGCATTTCCAGAGGCAATACAACTCATACACCATTTATACTTAGTCATAAACAAGAGGAATACATTATCTTTTACagttgtccataattaaatcaatccgacattttgttaaaattacagGAATGTTTGAAATTCATGAAAACATTAAAGAGTGTCCATAAATGATgagtaaaaccgcaagtgcatgGTTCTACTGAAGTAGTAAAacgagtatcgttccgacagagaGTTATGAATTCCATtaacttttaacaatgattatattgaaagtttaaaaggcagaaagttgtatttttgtttaattaaaagaaaataacaataataaaattaaagtgtcttggaattattggttcatcaaaATAACAAGCCCTTCACAAACAAATTCTAAACCAGAATCTTATATTGGATTtactttctaaagacaagtttctcttaagcctatcacatctcctttcggttTCAGtaagtgtgttcctctagcaaccacgcatattctcatggttgattgctattggaATCCTTGAAGAACGAAACTTTATTTGTCTCAAGTTTTGCTACACTATTCCCATGTTTCacaatccttgtctaatttcacttgttccaatatcaaaactccactatcgctttatgaattgatatttgtgatgatgaattaacaaatacTAACCCTCCTCTTTGGCTTCATGAGTCTGAtatttgttaattcattataatAACGTAATAACCGGTAAAAAAGTATAATTCTCCGGTGGTTGCCTTCTTAGTGGAAAAAATATTTCGAAGTTATTTCATGATTTGTCAACAAGACTACACACCTATTGTAATAATTAACAAGAATGTGTCTCATGTTCGGAAATGCCAACCATTTATGAACAAGTGCAATACCTCCACTATTTGTTGGAGGATGTAAGccatttaaaatgtagttataacgatcctcacTAGCATATACTcccacataatcattttaatgatCTTTCAACTCTTGCATAAGATGTCTACGAATCATGATATGACTTTCTTCGGTCAATCCCAAGAACTCGGCTATAGCCCGAAATCCACAATGTTCATCACCtataacatccaccactttttcaataattGGAACCATGAACTTTGACATATAATCAATAGGGCTCAAAACCGGAATAGGCTTTGGAGCCGAAATAGGCTTTAGAAaccgagtaggtggtggaagtggggaacgtgatgttttaccaagacggGCACCTTTTCTTTTAGGAAATGATGACGTTGTTGGTGACGGTGACGGTTGACTATCCGAATTTCGGGAATCAACACGCTTCCACGAAGAAGAGATTCGACTAGTCGATGCCACTTTTGCTCTAGACCTCGCAATATCCACTTTTTCTTGGCTACCTAGGTTGGTACtttttgtggtggtggtgaCAAGATTGTGGTGTCAGGAAATGCCAACTTCCGCAAACTTCTTTCATTTCTAGTTTCATTTGATAAGGGACTTTCTGGAGACATTCTTCAATACCATTCCACTCCTCCTCAACAGAAAAACTATCTTCATTACTTTCTTGACCCATACATAACCTATGCCAATGATGgtgtatctcatccaataaaagaggCTTGCCGTCACGGATTTTGTAGCAATAAAGCATGCCCATGGTAGCCCATATgatgtcctttgaacacaaccacaaatttccTTGTCCATACACAATGTTCCCCTACAACGTTTGAGTGTAAGTTTAGATGCGGGTagtttgagtgtaagttttctATATGAATGTATTGTGACCTCTTTTCCCTATGAGAAACTgttatttatactaaaaaaacTACCTACACACAGACATTTGAAACTATAATTCTCACTAACGGCCTAGAAACATCTCTTCGCTTTGGATTTCAAAAGCATGCCCTAGTGATATCAGTTATTTGATCTTATCTGAAACCAACCTTTTTGAAGTCTTCAATCTTTATCGAACAGTAATCTTCCTAACGCCATAGTTTGCAAAGTCCATAACTTCCACAAAAACATCAAACATATCTTCTGAAGTCGAAAATATTAACTTCTCTCCAAAATACAAAGTCAAAAACTCTATTGACTGCATTTAATTTAGCTTGTCGAAAATGATGGCTAACAAGATGATAGATATTTTCCACTTTCATATTGTAaacaaactatacttatctttttcaatgatatcAATACctaaaaactataaataacataaattcttatctttctgaatgacacaaacaaaataacatttttataaacaaatttgtttaaggatataattAGAACTAAAAAAGACAACtcgaaataatatatatttttttagatataatTTTGATAAATCGTACGAATATCTTGAAGCATCTACTATTATGCCAAATGCATTATTATGGactagagttaaaaaaaaaacaataatgaatTTGTATTGGTACgaataacaatatatattcaTCCCCatacaaaagaataaaagaaacaTAATTTTGCGTGTATGTTTTAGAGGAGAGTAATACCGATTTTATATTCCAGGAACGCAGATAATTTGACTCTTTCATTTTGGCTTCTTTCAATATGGcttcttaattaaattaagaGTCTCCGTCGCCTTAGTTCAGTTGGCAAGTATAATGcataatactccatccgttttcaAATACATGTCtaatttttgcaatgtgcactattcacttgacttactttgatcatatttttttaactaatgtataaatacaaatatcaacatgtaagatgttgtttgatttgcctcgacaaatattttcaaaatattaaattttattttttacttttgataattaaagatattaacggttaaaattatgcattgacatatgtgaagtggttgacttggacatgtattttgaaacggagggagtatatgtcaggtccgaggttcgaacctcaaacaacacataaaaaacaataaaattcaaaaacttCATTCAGACTACAATGCATgcgaatataatttattttttaaaattggaaaactaaattttttaattaattaaattgacaTTAATGACCATTTTACAATAGATCTATGATTATTTAACTTAGTCTCTTTGAAGTATAAGGCAAAACTTTTAATACTAAACTAGAACCTCAAATTTAGAAACTAGTTTTTGTTTCGTAGGTCGATGTTCGCGCACTAATAAGTTCCAAAAAGCTCCTTACAAAAGGAGTTTGTGGAGCTTGAGTGTAGGAGCGAACAAATCCAAGGAGAACAACCAAAGAGACATATGACATGGGAGACCACAAACCAATGGTGCACAACCACCAGGGTCCGTGGCGATAGAGCTCACAAACCAATGGTGCACAACCACCAGGGTCTGTGGTGATAGAGCCCGCGAGCCAATGGTCCACAACCAATAAGGTTCACGAGACAAGGATACACGACCCAATGATGCAAAAATGGCAGGATCCGTAGTAAGAAAATTGTGGAAATTTGCTGCTCACACACTTAATAAGGCTGAAGCACACCATTAAATGACCATAATACCTCTCAGCGGTTAACTGCTGCCGGTTTCCTAtttttcggcagttaactgtcgccGGCTCTATCAGCATTTAAGTACCGCCGGATCCATCGGCAGTTACCTGCCGAGGAAAACAATAATGACACAGTGGCTTCTGCATAATTCAACCAAGCCATTTTCGGCCTGTTTTTTACCTGTTATTCAACCAGAGCATTTCCAGAGAAAATACAATTCATACACCATTTATACTTAGTCATAAACAAGAGGAATACATTATCTTTTACAGTTGTCCATGATTAAATCAATCCgacattttattaaaattacatGAATGTTTGAAATTCATGAAAACATTAAAGAGTGTTCATAAATGATgagtaaaaccgcaagtgcatgGTTCTACTGAAGTAGTAAAacgagtatcgttccgacagagagttatgaattcaattaacttttaacaatgattatatTGAAAGTTTAAAtggtagaaagttgtatttttgtttaattaaaagaaaataacaataataaaattaaaacggcttgggattattggttcatctaaataacaagtccttcacaaacaaaccctaaaccagaattttatattggatttactttctaaagacaagtttctcttaagcctatcacatctcctttcggttTCAGtaagtgtgttcctctagcaaccacgcatattctcatggttgattgctattggaATCCTTGAAGAACAAAACTTTATTTGTCTCAAGCtttgctagactattctcatgtttcgcaatccttgtctaatttcacttgttccaatatcaaaactccactttcgctttatgaattgatatttgtgatgatggattaacaaatACTAACCCTCCTCCTTCGCTTCAAGAGTTTGAtatttgttaattcattataatAACGTAATAACCGGTAAAAAAGTATAATTCTCCGGTGGTTGCCTTCTTAGTGGAAAAAATATTCCGAAGTTATTTCATGATTCGTCAACAAGACTACACACCTATTGTAATAATTAACAAGAATGTGTCTCATGTCCGGAAATGCCAACCATTTATGAACAAGTGCAATACCTCCACTATTTGTTGGAGGATGTAAGccatttaaaatgtagttaGAACGATCCTCACCAGCATATACTtccacataatcattttaatgatCTTTCAACTCTTGCATAAGATGTCTACGAATCATGATATGACTTTCTTCGGTAAATCCCAAGAACTCGGCTATAGCCCGAAATCCACAATGTTCATCACCTATAACATCCACCATGAACAATTGGTGGTGGAGCCGAAATAGGCTTTAGAAaccgagtaggtggtggaagtggggaaCAATAGGGCTCATAACCGGAATAGGCTTTGGAGCCGAAATAGGCTTTAGAAaccgagtaggtggtggaagtAGGGAAcgtgatgttttaccaagacaTGCACCTTTTCTTTTAGGAAATGATGACGTTGTTGGTGACGGTGACGGTTGACTATCCGAATTTTGGGAATCAACACGTTTCCACGAAGAAGAGATTCGACTAGTCGATGCCACTTTTGCTCTAGACCTCGCAATATCCACTTTTTTCTTGGCTACCTAGGTTGGTACtttttgtggtggtggtgaCAAGATTGTGGTGTCATGAAATGCCAACTGCTGCAAAACCTCTTTCATTTCTAGCTTCATTTGATAAGGGACTTTTGAGACGTTCTTGAATACCATTCCACTCCTCCTCGACAGAAAACCATCTTCATTACTTTCTTGACCCATACATAACCTATGCCAATGATGgtgtatctcatccaataaaatagGCTTGTCGTAACGGATTTTTGTAGCAATAAATCATACTCATGGTAGCCCATATgatgtcctttgaacacaaccacaaatttccCTGTCCATACACAATGTTCCCCTACAACGTTTGAGTGTAAGTTTAGATGCTGATAGTTTGAGTATAAGTTTTCTATATGAATGTGTTGTGACCTCTTTTCCCTATGAAAAACTGTTATTTATACGGAAAAAATTACCTACACACAGACATTTGAAACTATAATTGTCACTAACGGCCTACAAACATCTCTtcgatttgaatttcaaaagcATGCGTTAGTGATGTCAGTTATACAAaggataatattattttttctttttttgtaatGTGTCATGCATACCAAAGTTTCCCCTTTGCTTTCATCgaaatttagtaaaaaataacaCCATGTGGGATATAAACGACacgtaattttttatattattattaatttttattttttgtcaaggttattattattattattattattttacaacagtaattattattttcttttacatgTGCGATATAGTATTTCTATATGAATATTTGGATAAACATGAATGATTTTTCTATACATGCAAATCAACTTCAAACCTACCCTctcttaaacaaaaaataaaaaactccaAACCTACCCTTTGAAAAGTCTATAAATAGAAGTTTAACccatgaaccaattacaaaacaaacacacacatcTATCATTGAAACTTCACAAACCATGAAATCAACATTATTTACCTTTTCTCTCCTCCTCTTTTCCTTTACCTACTTTCCATTAGCTTTTACTGAAACTGTTGAAGACATAAATGGAAACCCCGTATTTCCTGGTGGCAAATACTATATTGCACCACTTATATCTAaaggaggaggtggtggattGAAGCTTGGTAAGACAGGAGACTCAGAATGTCCAGTTACTGTCCTACAAGATTTTTCTGAGGTTGTTAGAGGCTTACCAGTTAGATTTACCATAATAGTAAAACGTGGTGTCATCTTTACAACTGATGAAGTAGATATTGAGTTTGTTAAGAAACCAAAGTGTGCTGAATCTGCCAAATGGGTGCTTGCTCATGATGATTTCCCTACATCTTGGGTAGGTATTGGTGATAATATTGATGCTTTTCAAGgtaaatttaaaattgagacACTTGGTTCAGGATCAGGAGCATACAAGCTTGTGTATTGTCCATTGTTCAGTGCTCCACCTGGTGCATGTAGTGATATTGGGAGGTATAGAGATGAGAATGGATGGCGTTTGGTCCCAACTGAAAATGATCCCTTTAGGGTTGTATTTATTGATGCTACTGAATCTGAAAAAGCTGTAGTTTGAATCAAATTTCCAAGCTAGGGTTACTGAATAATATTTATGTAATAAAAATAGCTCTATTAGGGTTGTGCATCTTACAGGCCCCCTTATAAAGAGCTTGTGTAAATAAGTCTTTTGTTCTTAAAGATATTTGAATTTTGGTTATGTTCATTGAATTTTAGGTTGACTTTCTTGTTTATTCCAATTATATCCTTAAGTAAATTTtcctataataatattatattgttcctgttattaaatacataaaataccaaaaaaaaatctttcacaCCACAGTATCTCTTCACCGTACAtccaattaaaaatgaattatagcTTACTAGATTGTCTCTTCCCTTCAATCGATCATCCATTCCTTCAATCCATCATCGTTTCATCTTGAATTCATCATCCTTCATCGTTTACGTTTAATTTCCTTTACATCCAGATTGCATGTTCGCTTTTTTGTGCCTTGAAACTTAATAGTCATTTCCTCACTTGTCCATTCAAAAAAAGTCACTTTCTCACTTATGATAAAGTATTTTGTCAGACATCTAGATTTGTCTTTAAGTATTTTGTTTAGGTTGTTTAGTATTATTATgactaataaaaaacatttgtcATGTAAGATTTTAGTCATTTATGTAAAAGTATTTTGTGGACTTAAAATTTTGAGTTATTTATGACTATAtgcaatttataacatatattagtattatttttgttttggtggaatccatcgattttgattgcgaatTTACGATTTTGGATTTTCCTACCCtatatcgattctacaaaaCTAGTTAAgtaaaattcttcaattttgattgcgattttacgattttcGATTTTGCTATTCCTTTCAACCTCTGTTAATTTATAGAGCTAATTTGCATGAGAAATATTTAATCACGTTTATCTAGATTTGGATGTAAAATTACTATATATTATCGTAAATAAAAGATTAATGGAGTTTGAGTTTTTGTATATACAAACAAGTATATGATAGTTGAGGGTAGGTTTGTGTACGTGACTGATAAATGATTTacttcaaaaaatgttttaccACTGAACTTCACTGTTAGACCTGAATTGACAACAAAGATACCACAATTTTagataaattatgaaaaaaaccATGCTAATTTTGATGGATTAAGGTTGTaactattattttgatttttgatgaattgatgatatagTTTAGAAAATAGTCATGTAAGACATTTGATAAACATTAACCAATATGGTGAAAAATGaggtttttttgtttattttgataatGTGAGAAATAAGGTTCACTGGTTCAGTCCAACGTTGTTGATTCCTGGTGCAATTTTTCCTTGAATTTACATGAGACAAACCATATAATGTAGTAACATgaggtttattttcttttgttgatcactaattttgtaatttattgtATCTGATAACTCGTCCATGTTTACTGAACTTTCATGTATTCTAAACGATAGCATGACGGTTTATATCGAACGGTTGATcactattattttaatttataatgtaTTAGTTTTGAGTTAGTAATTGATGATTTCaagttagtttttattttaattttctaaggtttttttttttttagcaaattttcTAAGGTGTTTTTGATGAAACTTTGTGTTTAGCGTTTATTACAACATAAagtttatgtttatatattagaGTATATTTTGCTGGTCCACCCACGATATTTTTTATAGCTCCGCCACTGTCACTGTCAAGAGCTGACTTTGATATCATCTATTACTTTCAATCGGTGATATGTCAGATAAGAGTGATATGATAAATATGATATGCCGGTGATGtgacaaaaaattatacaaagcAACTTGAATCTTGAAAAAATATAGAAGTATAGATATACCCACTCTTGTCAACATTGTTCGATCGATAtgataaaaatttgtatttttttaatcatatccattgataatttgatttattgtcattttaaaaaaatagatttaagTAGTCATTTTGAGCGACTAAATTATACGCATAAAgactttgatttaaaaaaatagatttaaaaaaatatatatttttgtataaaaaatagtattgtcacaattaaaatatatagataCACACGTGTAGGTGCATGTACAAGCTAGATAAGGGATACGGTCACAATGTTTTAGCAGCCAAGATAAGATAGGATCAATTGACTAAAAATcctttagtttttattttttaatattttccttGCTATATATTTTTGGCGGCAtcagtaaaaaataattagcaGCCcccttaaaataattgtgatttttttacaGAATAAACCATATTCattctttgaaattgatttagtGCAATGatataatacaaatttaaagttggtaaaaacaaaaaagatatatatgcaAATAAACTCAcattatccatgttaatagcataaaacgacatAGTACATATGCATACAAATATATTTGTATTCAAGCCACCGAAATACTCATGTTTCCGAATCTGCGACGTTTTATCACGCAAAATTCATTGATTGAAATATGCGGGTCAAAGTTAAAGAGTCAAATATAGtagtattttatattaaaaattgtgtaatcaatgcaATAAAAGCTTAATCCTGCCAAGGCCGGTCCCAAGCTCGGGTAAAAGGagagggttgtgttaggcctcgACAGCCAACGTAAAACTTTGTTGAATCTCTATGACATGAACCAAATACAAAATAGTGTGAATTTTAGGTCGTTGCCCGGAAGCAACGCGCTGTATAGCTCGAGTGCAGTGTCAAATGAACAAGGGCCGCTACATCGCCGCCTGGATGTAGTGAAAAATAAGTAAGGGTTCCCACATCTTCGTGAACGGGTGCGGGTAAAGAAGCTAGTTCATGAGAGTAGGATTCGTTTTGGAACATGGAATATAGGTACTCTTACGGGCAAATCTATGGAAGCAGTAGACACTATGTGCCTACAAGAAACTAAATGGGTGGGGAAAAAGGCGAAAGAATTAGATAGTTCAGGATTTAAGCTTTGGTACACGGGCTATTAGCGCTTATGCACCTCAAGTAGGGTTAGAAGAACACCTTAAAGTAAAGTTTTGGGAGGATCTAGAAGGCTTAA belongs to Medicago truncatula cultivar Jemalong A17 chromosome 6, MtrunA17r5.0-ANR, whole genome shotgun sequence and includes:
- the LOC11443285 gene encoding kunitz-type trypsin inhibitor-like 2 protein, with the translated sequence MKSTLFTFSLLLFSFTYFPLAFTETVEDINGNPVFPGGKYYIAPLISKGGGGGLKLGKTGDSECPVTVLQDFSEVVRGLPVRFTIIVKRGVIFTTDEVDIEFVKKPKCAESAKWVLAHDDFPTSWVGIGDNIDAFQGKFKIETLGSGSGAYKLVYCPLFSAPPGACSDIGRYRDENGWRLVPTENDPFRVVFIDATESEKAVV